The DNA region TCGCGGCGTTTTCCAGGTCCTCGCCGTCGGTGATAAGCAGCAGGATGTTGCTGCCGCCGGAGGCCTGAAACCCTCTTTCCGCAAGGCTCAGGGCGGCCCCGATATCCGTTCCGAACTGGACGACGGTATCGGTGCTCAAGCTGTTCAGGACCAGCGAGGCGCTCTCATAATCGTCCGTGAGCGGGCATTCCAGAGTGGCGGCGCCGGCAAAGGCGATGATCCCAACCCTGTCGCCCCGGAGTTTGCCAATGAAGGAGCTCGTCTGCAGTTTTGCCCGCTGTAAGCGCGAGGGGGCCATGTCTTCGGCATCCATGCTTTTGGAAAGGTCCAGGCAGATCAGGATGTCCAGGCCCTGCGATTCGTAATCCCTTTCCACGAAGTCCCACTGCGGACGCAGCAAAGCAAAAACGACAAAGGCCAGAGCCAGGATCAGGAGTCCGCTTTTCAAGCCTTGGTAGAAGGGCGAATGGCCACTCAGATAATCCTGCATGAACTGGGGCTCGGCAAAGCGGGAAAAGCGCTGGATCCGTTTTCTGTTCAGCCGGGCCAGCATCAGGACCAGGGGCAGGATGACGACCAGCAGCAAGAGATGCCAGGGATGATAAAGGTTCATCTCAGCTCTCCGGCAATACCGGCAGGAACAGCAGGCGCAGCAAGAGTTCCGCCAGGATCAGGATGAAGGCGGCCCAGAGCAGGGCCATGAACTGCTCCGCCCAGACATAGCGGATCTGGGCGCTGTAATCGGACTTTTCCAGGGTGTCGATCTTGGCCATGATCGCCTGCAGCTGTTCCCTGTCGCTGGCCAGGGCGGCTTTTTCGGTGCCCGTGATCTCCGCGACCCTGTCCAGGGTCTCCATGTCCAGTTCCACGAATACCTTCCCGTAAAAGGAGCCGAAGCGGGGATCGATCATCGGATAATCCACATAGGCGTTGCTGCCCACCCCGATCGGATAGACCTTGATCCCGAATTCACGGGCCATCCTGGCCGCGCTGACGGGATCGATCTCACCGGTGTTGCTCACTCCGTCGGTGATCAGGATGACGATCCTGCTTTTGGCGGAACTGTCCTTGAGCCGCGCCACCGCTTTGGCCAGGCCAAGGCCGATCGCCGTGAACGACGCCTCCTGGTTCACCTCCAGCCTTTCGAGCTGCCTCAGCATGGCGTTGTGGTCGAAGGTGAGCGGACTCTGGGTGAGCGCGTATTCGGAAAAGGCGACCAGGCCGAAACGGTCGTTGGGCCTTTTCCGCACAAAATCCTTGGCCACAGACACGGCCGCCCCGAGCCGGTTTTGGGGAGCGAAGTCCATCGCCAGCATCGATCCGCTGATATCGATGGCCAACACTATGTCCACCCCCTTTTTGCTGATGTCCCGGCTGCCCTTTCCCCACCTTGGCTGGGCGAGGGCAAGAACCAGGGCCAGGATGGCCAGGCCGCGCAGCAGGGGAAAGAGATAGCTCCAGAAACTGCCGCCTCCAGCTATGCTTTTGAGCAAAGCCAGGCGGGTGAAGGGAAGCCGCAGCCGCTGTTTTTTCTGCCACACCAACTGAAACCAGAGCAGCAGCGGAACGATGAGCAGGGCCAGCAGCCAGAGCGGTTGCTCGAACCTAAGCACGAATCCCTCCCCCGGCAGCGAGTTTGGCCTCGGCTTCCAAAACCTCGAAGGCCTGCAGCCAGCCTCTCAGCCAGACTGCCGCGAGGTCTGCTTCTTCCCGGCTGGGTATGTATCTGGCGAATTTGACCCTGTCGCAATACGACAGGAAATCGAGCACCTCGGCGCTTTTTTCCACCCAGATGCGCTCGGTGACCCATCTGATCTCGGAAGAAGTCATCTCCAGAGCGGCAAAGCGGTATTTGCGTTCCAGAAACTCCCGCAGGATGAGCGCCAGCTGGTAGTGGTGGGCAATGTGCTCGCCCTGGGTCGGTAAATCCAAGCTGAGCAATTCATCCAGTTTTTTCAGGGCGGCTTTCCAGGCGGGATCAGGGATGGCGGTTGTTAAAGCATCTTTTGGCCGCGCTACGGTCTGAGCTTCCGGCCGGGCTTTGCGCCTGCGGAAATACAGCCAGGCTAAGACTCCCAAAAGCAGGAGCAACAAAGCGTAAGCCCATAGCGGAAGTTGGCCGGGGTATTTTCCCACGGGCTTGATATCCACCAGCAGCGTGTCCCCGGCAGCCCGGACCGGAATGATGCTGAGGCGGAAGCGGTCGGTGAAATGCCTGCTTCCGTCCGGCTGATCGGGTATCACTTCCAGGCTGGGGAAGCTATGCGAGCCAGGCAACAGGGGAGCGATCTCCAGTTGCAGCCAGGCCGGCCCGTTCCCAGCCTCCACCCTCCTGACGCCCACGACATGGAAATTGCTGATCGTATCGGGCACGACAACGCTACTTAAGGAAACATCAGCACTGACATTGAACTGGAACCTGTCCCCCACGCTGAGGTCGTCGGAGTTGAGAAGCTCCTGCCTGAGTTCCACCGCGGAAAGCAGCAGAAAAGGCAGCAGCAAGGCCAGCAGCAGCGAAGTTTTCCTCATCCCCGTGCCCTCAGGCGGCGCTTCCTGCGCTCGAAGAAATCGCGCAATACGTCCACATGGGAATCGCGGTTGCGGATGAGAATGTGGTCCACCCTGAGCTGCTTGAGCTCCGCGGCCAGATCCTCCTGCCGTTTCTTCACCAAGGCGGCGTAAGCGGACCTGATCCGGGGATTGGAGCTGTTGAGAAAAAGGGTCTCCCCCGTTTCCGGATCAAAGAGATTGAGTACCCCGGCACTGGGAAGGTTGAGCTCGGC from Candidatus Syntrophosphaera sp. includes:
- a CDS encoding VWA domain-containing protein, with product MNLYHPWHLLLLVVILPLVLMLARLNRKRIQRFSRFAEPQFMQDYLSGHSPFYQGLKSGLLILALAFVVFALLRPQWDFVERDYESQGLDILICLDLSKSMDAEDMAPSRLQRAKLQTSSFIGKLRGDRVGIIAFAGAATLECPLTDDYESASLVLNSLSTDTVVQFGTDIGAALSLAERGFQASGGSNILLLITDGEDLENAAIAQAKRLGAAGIRIYAMGVGTEEGIWIEDPATGRKAFSKLNSQMLREIAAAGNGQYYNITPGQSELDAILQNIYRTEKGRESSRNVSLLKDQFPIPATLALLVLVLEALILPLRKRRRQA
- a CDS encoding VWA domain-containing protein — translated: MAIDISGSMLAMDFAPQNRLGAAVSVAKDFVRKRPNDRFGLVAFSEYALTQSPLTFDHNAMLRQLERLEVNQEASFTAIGLGLAKAVARLKDSSAKSRIVILITDGVSNTGEIDPVSAARMAREFGIKVYPIGVGSNAYVDYPMIDPRFGSFYGKVFVELDMETLDRVAEITGTEKAALASDREQLQAIMAKIDTLEKSDYSAQIRYVWAEQFMALLWAAFILILAELLLRLLFLPVLPES